One Bacteroidales bacterium genomic window carries:
- the kaiC gene encoding circadian clock protein KaiC produces the protein MKKVNHKTSTIQLPKSPTGIQGFDEITAGGLPKGRPTLVCGGAGCGKTLFGIEFLVRGATQFNEPGVLMSFEETNEELTINVASLGFDLNDLIKNKKIALDHVHIERSEIEDTGEYDLEALFIRLGHAIDSIGAKRVVLDTIESLFAGLPNQLIIRAELRRLFRWLKDKGVTAVITGERGDETLTRQGLEEYVSDCVIMLDHRVTEQTSTRRLRVVKYRGSIHGTNEYPFLIDETGFSVLPVTSLGLQHIVSNERISSGITALDNMLEGKGYYRGSTVLVSGTAGVGKTSIAAHFAEAACKRGERVLYFCFEESPNQLMRNMLSIGIKLEVWVKKGLLQFQATRPTFYSLEMHLAVTHKAVNTFKPDIVILDPINTFVIGDKEVEVKTMLMRIVDFLKANQITAMFTSLTGSECSLESSDVGISSLIDTWLLLRDIESSGERNRGMYILKSRGIANSNQIREFIITSHGVDLREVYVGASGVLTGSARIAQEAIENAGVLIRKHDLEIKKREVATKRRALEAKIANLNADFDAQEYDAIKVIETEEEMIKQLEQDKIEMAESRKVDINNFTDVIETK, from the coding sequence ATGAAAAAGGTAAATCATAAAACTTCCACTATTCAACTTCCAAAGTCTCCAACCGGAATTCAGGGGTTTGATGAAATAACTGCCGGTGGTTTACCCAAAGGCAGACCAACACTGGTCTGCGGTGGCGCAGGCTGCGGAAAAACGCTTTTTGGTATTGAGTTTCTTGTTCGTGGTGCGACCCAGTTTAACGAACCGGGGGTATTGATGTCATTCGAAGAAACCAATGAAGAACTGACCATAAATGTCGCCTCACTTGGTTTTGATTTGAATGATCTGATAAAAAATAAAAAAATTGCTCTTGACCATGTGCACATTGAGCGCAGTGAAATAGAAGATACCGGGGAATACGATTTAGAAGCATTGTTTATCCGCCTTGGTCATGCAATTGATTCTATCGGGGCTAAACGTGTTGTATTGGACACGATTGAATCGCTGTTTGCCGGTTTGCCGAACCAACTGATTATACGCGCTGAACTGCGGCGATTATTTCGCTGGCTAAAAGATAAAGGTGTTACTGCGGTCATTACAGGCGAACGCGGCGATGAAACATTAACCAGGCAGGGTTTGGAAGAGTACGTTTCAGACTGTGTTATTATGCTCGACCATCGTGTAACCGAACAGACTTCAACACGTCGCTTACGGGTTGTTAAATATCGCGGTTCAATTCACGGCACCAACGAGTATCCATTTCTGATTGATGAAACTGGTTTTTCAGTATTACCGGTTACTTCTTTAGGATTACAACATATTGTATCAAACGAAAGAATCTCAAGTGGGATAACAGCGCTTGATAATATGCTTGAAGGAAAAGGTTATTACCGCGGCAGTACTGTTCTTGTTTCGGGTACCGCCGGTGTAGGAAAAACAAGCATTGCAGCTCATTTTGCTGAAGCGGCCTGTAAGCGGGGTGAACGGGTGCTATATTTCTGTTTCGAAGAATCTCCAAACCAGCTAATGCGTAATATGCTTTCCATTGGTATAAAATTAGAGGTCTGGGTGAAGAAAGGGCTTTTGCAATTCCAGGCAACCCGTCCAACATTTTATAGCCTTGAAATGCATCTGGCAGTTACTCATAAGGCTGTAAATACATTCAAGCCTGATATTGTGATTCTTGATCCAATAAATACATTCGTTATTGGCGATAAAGAGGTCGAAGTAAAAACGATGTTAATGCGGATTGTTGATTTTCTGAAGGCCAATCAAATAACAGCAATGTTTACAAGTCTCACCGGGTCTGAATGCAGTTTAGAAAGTTCTGATGTTGGAATATCATCCCTGATAGACACCTGGTTATTGCTTCGTGATATAGAATCAAGCGGTGAAAGAAACAGGGGAATGTACATACTTAAATCGCGTGGGATTGCAAACTCTAACCAGATTCGTGAATTCATAATCACCAGCCATGGTGTAGATTTACGTGAGGTTTATGTGGGTGCAAGCGGAGTATTAACCGGCTCAGCCAGAATTGCACAGGAAGCGATTGAAAACGCTGGGGTTTTGATACGCAAGCATGATTTAGAAATAAAAAAACGTGAGGTTGCAACAAAAAGAAGGGCATTGGAAGCAAAGATTGCAAACTTGAATGCTGATTTTGATGCGCAGGAATACGATGCTATAAAAGTCATAGAAACAGAAGAAGAAATGATTAAACAACTGGAACAAGACAAAATAGAAATGGCTGAAAGCAGAAAAGTTGACATCAACAACTTCACAGACGTAATTGAAACAAAGTAA
- the kaiB gene encoding circadian clock protein KaiB, with protein MKPKTEKTDKKIRNKKQVITEKDMWVLRLYVAGQTPKALTAFTNLKNICDEQLNGKYSIEVIDLLKNPQLGAADQIFALPTLVRKLPVPVRKIIGDLSNTERVLVGLDLLPAG; from the coding sequence ATGAAGCCAAAGACCGAAAAAACAGATAAAAAAATTAGAAATAAGAAACAAGTTATAACTGAAAAAGATATGTGGGTACTTCGTTTATACGTTGCCGGTCAAACACCAAAGGCCCTTACTGCTTTTACAAATCTTAAAAATATTTGTGATGAACAGTTGAACGGAAAATACTCCATTGAAGTAATTGACCTTTTGAAAAATCCACAGTTGGGAGCCGCTGATCAGATTTTTGCCCTGCCAACACTGGTAAGAAAGTTGCCTGTACCGGTTCGCAAAATAATTGGTGACCTCTCGAATACTGAACGAGTTCTTGTCGGGTTGGATTTATTGCCTGCAGGCTGA
- a CDS encoding circadian clock KaiB family protein: MKEKKTKVNSQFDDLDLTVSKQGKDKYLLRLYITGSTVRSVLAITNLKKICEEYLEGRYELEVIDLYQHPSLAKGEQIIAAPTLIKKLPLPFRRIIGDMSDKDKVLLGLDLKEVQDK, encoded by the coding sequence ATGAAAGAGAAAAAAACAAAAGTAAATAGCCAGTTTGATGACCTTGACCTTACAGTATCTAAACAGGGCAAGGATAAATATTTATTGCGTTTATACATCACCGGTTCAACGGTTCGATCGGTTTTGGCCATTACCAACCTGAAAAAGATTTGCGAAGAATATCTTGAAGGGAGATATGAGCTGGAAGTGATTGACCTGTATCAACATCCGAGTTTAGCCAAAGGTGAGCAGATCATTGCAGCGCCAACACTGATTAAGAAATTGCCGCTTCCTTTCCGTCGTATTATTGGCGATATGTCGGACAAGGATAAAGTGCTTTTAGGATTGGATCTGAAAGAGGTGCAGGACAAGTAA
- a CDS encoding PAS domain-containing protein encodes MDKTKEQLSIENEELRSRMAEMEDALTAIRNGEVDAIMVSGSKGEQVYSVSSAETPYRTFIEEMSEGAVTLTKEGTILYCNPRFTDIVQSPYEKVIGSSLKRFISPGDNSKLDNFLAQLAHDKHDVLIVTLTNSLYLRLSIHFLPPYLQGDNYILIATDISDLKKRENELTQIIGKLVNHIKALRELRITNIDEALDVEGRKNKLESANDKLSTEILKLNRLVEKLKQKQKKEAI; translated from the coding sequence ATGGACAAAACAAAAGAACAGCTCAGTATTGAAAATGAGGAATTACGTTCCCGCATGGCTGAAATGGAAGATGCGCTTACAGCTATCAGAAACGGAGAAGTAGATGCGATTATGGTTTCCGGCAGCAAGGGAGAACAAGTCTATTCTGTCAGCTCTGCTGAAACACCCTATCGTACTTTCATAGAGGAAATGAGCGAAGGGGCGGTTACGCTAACAAAAGAAGGTACGATTCTTTATTGTAACCCGAGATTTACTGATATTGTACAATCCCCATATGAAAAGGTTATTGGTTCTTCCCTTAAACGTTTCATCAGCCCAGGTGATAATTCAAAATTAGATAACTTTCTTGCTCAACTGGCTCATGACAAGCATGATGTTTTAATTGTTACCCTAACCAATTCATTGTATCTCAGACTGTCTATTCACTTTTTGCCACCTTATCTGCAAGGCGATAATTATATACTCATAGCAACAGACATTTCAGACTTAAAGAAAAGAGAAAATGAACTTACTCAAATAATTGGTAAGCTGGTAAACCACATAAAAGCACTAAGGGAATTGCGCATCACAAATATTGATGAAGCTTTGGATGTTGAAGGAAGAAAAAATAAATTAGAATCTGCAAATGATAAACTATCCACAGAAATCCTTAAGCTTAATCGTTTAGTAGAAAAACTGAAGCAGAAGCAAAAGAAGGAAGCCATTTGA
- a CDS encoding SRPBCC domain-containing protein — MKKIETQIIIESDSKTVWNVLTDFENHPNWNPFIKSIRGNKAVGQNLTVFLKPPESNGMTFKPVILTFEPYKEFRWKGKLGIKGIFDGEHYFIIEALNKQQTRFIHGETFSGLLVLIMGKVLNKTKAGFELMNQAIKKECEKQKANLISS; from the coding sequence ATGAAAAAGATTGAAACTCAAATAATTATTGAATCTGATAGTAAGACGGTTTGGAATGTCCTGACAGATTTTGAGAATCATCCGAACTGGAATCCTTTTATCAAATCAATAAGGGGTAATAAGGCTGTTGGGCAAAACTTAACTGTGTTCCTTAAACCGCCCGAAAGCAACGGAATGACTTTCAAACCTGTGATCTTAACTTTTGAGCCTTATAAAGAGTTTAGGTGGAAAGGTAAGCTTGGAATAAAAGGAATTTTTGATGGAGAACACTATTTTATCATTGAAGCATTGAATAAACAACAAACCAGGTTTATTCACGGGGAAACATTCAGTGGACTTCTTGTTTTGATTATGGGAAAGGTGCTAAATAAGACGAAAGCAGGCTTTGAGCTTATGAACCAGGCTATTAAAAAGGAATGTGAAAAACAAAAAGCCAACTTGATAAGTTCCTGA
- a CDS encoding DUF1801 domain-containing protein — MNPEIQAYNNRQTAVDKEICTLLATTIAAELTEAESKTWHAHPVWFLDGNPTVGYSKQKDCIRLMFWSGADFEEEKLKIGTGKFKDASIRYTSTEQVDLADLKRWLKKSREIQWDYKNLVKRKDLLERLK, encoded by the coding sequence ATGAACCCAGAAATTCAGGCATATAACAACAGGCAAACAGCGGTTGACAAAGAAATCTGCACTCTGCTTGCAACTACAATTGCCGCCGAACTTACTGAGGCAGAAAGCAAAACCTGGCATGCACATCCGGTCTGGTTTTTAGATGGCAATCCCACTGTAGGTTATAGCAAACAGAAGGACTGCATCCGGCTGATGTTTTGGAGCGGTGCAGATTTTGAAGAAGAAAAACTTAAAATTGGAACGGGTAAATTTAAAGATGCATCCATTCGTTACACTTCAACCGAGCAGGTTGACCTGGCCGATCTGAAAAGATGGTTAAAGAAATCAAGGGAAATTCAGTGGGACTATAAGAACCTCGTGAAAAGAAAAGACCTGTTGGAAAGGCTGAAATAA